From the Osmerus eperlanus chromosome 21, fOsmEpe2.1, whole genome shotgun sequence genome, one window contains:
- the psmd14 gene encoding 26S proteasome non-ATPase regulatory subunit 14 isoform X2 — translation MDRLLRLGGGMPGLGQGPPTDAPAVDTAEQVYISSLALLKMLKHGRAGVPMEVMGLMLGEFVDDYTVRVIDVFAMPQSGTGVSVEAVDPVFQAKMLDMLKQTGRPEMVVGWYHSHPGFGCWMMVLGHEPRQTTSNLGHLNKPSIQALIHGLNRHYYSITINYRKNELEQKMLLNLHKKSWMEGLTLQDYSEHCKLNETVVKEMLELAKNYNKAVEEEDKMTPEQLAIKNVGKQDPKRHLEEHVDVLMTSNIVQCLAAMLDTVVFQ, via the exons ATGGACCGGCTGTTAAGGCTCGGAGGTGGAATGCCGGGACTCGGTCAG GGTCCACCAACAGACGCCCCTGCTGTGGACACCGCAGAGCAGGTGTACATCTCCTCTTTGGCACTGCTAAAG ATGCTGAAGCACGGCCGTGCTGGGGTCCCCATGGAGGTGATGGGGCTGATGCTTGGGGAGTTTGTGGACGATTACACCGTGCGAGTGATTGACGTTTTTGCTATGCCCCAGTCTGGAACT GGTGTCAGTGTCGAGGCTGTGGATCCCGTATTCCAGGCAAAAATGTTGGATATGCTAAAACAAACCGGCAG GCCTGAGATGGTGGTGGGCTGGTACCACAGTCACCCTGGATTTGGGTGCTGG ATGATGGTGCTGGGCCACGAGCCCCGACAGACCACCTCTAACCTGGGCCACCTTAACAAGCCCTCCATCCAG gccCTCATACATGGACTGAACAGGCATTACTACTCCATCACTATCAACTACAGGAAGAACGAACTCGAGCAAAAG atgCTGTTGAACCTTCACAAGAAGAGCTGGATGGAGGGCCTGACCCTGCAGGACTACAGCGAGCACTGCAAGCTCAACGAGACCGTCGTCAAGGAGATGCTGGAGCTGGCCAAGAACTACAACAAG gctgtggaggaggaagacaaaatgaccccagaacagctcgCCATCAAGAATGTTGGAAAGCAG gATCCCAAGAGGCACCTGGAGGAGCATGTAGACGTTCTGATGACCTCCAACATCGTCCAGTGCCTAGCCGCCATGTTGGATACAGTAGTCTTCCAGTGA
- the psmd14 gene encoding 26S proteasome non-ATPase regulatory subunit 14 isoform X1, with translation MDRLLRLGGGMPGLGQGPPTDAPAVDTAEQVYISSLALLKMLKHGRAGVPMEVMGLMLGEFVDDYTVRVIDVFAMPQSGTGVSVEAVDPVFQAKMLDMLKQTGRPEMVVGWYHSHPGFGCWLSGVDINTQQSFEALSERAVAVVVDPIQSVKGKVVIDAFRLINANMMVLGHEPRQTTSNLGHLNKPSIQALIHGLNRHYYSITINYRKNELEQKMLLNLHKKSWMEGLTLQDYSEHCKLNETVVKEMLELAKNYNKAVEEEDKMTPEQLAIKNVGKQDPKRHLEEHVDVLMTSNIVQCLAAMLDTVVFQ, from the exons ATGGACCGGCTGTTAAGGCTCGGAGGTGGAATGCCGGGACTCGGTCAG GGTCCACCAACAGACGCCCCTGCTGTGGACACCGCAGAGCAGGTGTACATCTCCTCTTTGGCACTGCTAAAG ATGCTGAAGCACGGCCGTGCTGGGGTCCCCATGGAGGTGATGGGGCTGATGCTTGGGGAGTTTGTGGACGATTACACCGTGCGAGTGATTGACGTTTTTGCTATGCCCCAGTCTGGAACT GGTGTCAGTGTCGAGGCTGTGGATCCCGTATTCCAGGCAAAAATGTTGGATATGCTAAAACAAACCGGCAG GCCTGAGATGGTGGTGGGCTGGTACCACAGTCACCCTGGATTTGGGTGCTGGCTGTCGGGAGTGGATATCAACACCCAGCAGAGTTTCGAGGCTCTGTCGGAGCGGGCCGTGGCCGTGGTGGTGGACCCCATCCAGAGTGTGAAGGGGAAG GTTGTAATTGACGCCTTCAGACTGATTAACGCCAACATGATGGTGCTGGGCCACGAGCCCCGACAGACCACCTCTAACCTGGGCCACCTTAACAAGCCCTCCATCCAG gccCTCATACATGGACTGAACAGGCATTACTACTCCATCACTATCAACTACAGGAAGAACGAACTCGAGCAAAAG atgCTGTTGAACCTTCACAAGAAGAGCTGGATGGAGGGCCTGACCCTGCAGGACTACAGCGAGCACTGCAAGCTCAACGAGACCGTCGTCAAGGAGATGCTGGAGCTGGCCAAGAACTACAACAAG gctgtggaggaggaagacaaaatgaccccagaacagctcgCCATCAAGAATGTTGGAAAGCAG gATCCCAAGAGGCACCTGGAGGAGCATGTAGACGTTCTGATGACCTCCAACATCGTCCAGTGCCTAGCCGCCATGTTGGATACAGTAGTCTTCCAGTGA
- the rbms1a gene encoding RNA-binding motif, single-stranded-interacting protein 1 isoform X2 has translation MKNRNAGYGRQDIHHSPPCSYQRTFTSPSVSEHTESYPMAPGSPSTVSSSNSSTTGWDQLSKTNLYIRGLPPATTDLDLVKLCQQYGKIVSAKAILDKTTNKCKGYGFVDFESPAAALKAVHALKTSGIQAQMAKEQDLTNLYISNLPVCVDEAELESLLRPLGQVVSTRVLRDFSGASRGVGFARMESTDKCNAVISHFNGKFIKTAPGTLAPSEPLLVKFADGQRKRSSHSPFIPSGRTWTREGDLRLGGVTLTYDPSAAMQNGFYPSPYALTNRMIAQTTMSPYMSPVSSYQVQNHSWMQHQPYIMQHPTAVMSPSVDHSMTMQPAAMMTQQMGHLSLGGSGAYISANAAVHGGYVPHYQHIQTTDSASQQQVDSSNNSSPYSQQSK, from the exons ATGAAG AACAGGAATGCTGGGTATGGTAGACAGGATATCCACCACAGCCCACCCTGCTCTTATCAGCGCACCTTCACTTCCCCCTCAGTCTCTGAGCACACTGAG tcGTACCCCATGGCCCCAGGAAGCCCCAGTACAGTgagcagcagtaacagcagcaCCACCGGCTGGGATCAGCTCAGCAAGACCAACCTCTACATACGTGGTCTGCCCCCTGCCACCACTGATCTGGACCTGGTCAAGCTCTGCCAgca ATACGGGAAGATCGTGTCCGCTAAGGCAATCCTCGATAAGACAACAAATAAATGTAAAG GTTACGGGTTTGTAGACTTCGAAAGCCCGGCGGCCGCCCTGAAAGCAGTTCATGCCCTGAAAACCAGCGGGATACAAGCCCAGATGGCTAAG GAGCAGGACCTCACCAACCTGTACATCTccaacctgcctgtgtgtgtggatgaggccGAGCTGGAGTCCCTGCTGCGTCCTCTGGGCCAGGTGGTCTCCACGCGCGTCCTCAGGGACTTCAGCGGGGCCAGCCGAGGGGTGGGCTTCGCCAG GATGGAATCCACTGACAAGTGTAACGCAGTGATTTCTCACTTCAACGGGAAGTTCATCAAGACTGCTCCTGGAACTCTGG CTCCCTCTGAGCCTCTGCTGGTGAAGTTTGCAGACggtcagaggaagaggagtagCCACAGCCCCTTCATCCCCAGCGGGCGCACCTGGACCAGGGAGGGCGACCTGCGGCTG GGTGGGGTGACTCTCACCTACGACCCTTCAGCCGCCATGCAGAACGG GTTTTATCCGTCCCCCTACGCCCTGACAAATAGGATGATCGCCCAGACCACCATGTCTCCTTACATGTCTCCAGTCTCCTCCTATCAG GTCCAGAATCATTCTTGGATGCAGCACCAGCCTTATATAATGCAGCACCCG acagcTGTGATGTCTCCCTCTGTTGACCACTCCATGACCATGCAGCCGGCAGCCATGATGACTCAGCAGATGGGTCATCTCTCATTGGGTGGCAGCGGGGCG TACATTTCTGCCAACGCTGCTGTTCATGGTGGCTATGTCCCGCATTACCAACACATACAGACAACC GACAGCGCATCACAACAGCAAGTGGACTCATCCAATAACTCCTCTCCCTACAGCCAACAAAGCAAGTAA
- the rbms1a gene encoding RNA-binding motif, single-stranded-interacting protein 1 isoform X1, whose product MKNRNAGYGRQDIHHSPPCSYQRTFTSPSVSEHTESYPMAPGSPSTVSSSNSSTTGWDQLSKTNLYIRGLPPATTDLDLVKLCQQYGKIVSAKAILDKTTNKCKGYGFVDFESPAAALKAVHALKTSGIQAQMAKQQEQDLTNLYISNLPVCVDEAELESLLRPLGQVVSTRVLRDFSGASRGVGFARMESTDKCNAVISHFNGKFIKTAPGTLAPSEPLLVKFADGQRKRSSHSPFIPSGRTWTREGDLRLGGVTLTYDPSAAMQNGFYPSPYALTNRMIAQTTMSPYMSPVSSYQVQNHSWMQHQPYIMQHPTAVMSPSVDHSMTMQPAAMMTQQMGHLSLGGSGAYISANAAVHGGYVPHYQHIQTTDSASQQQVDSSNNSSPYSQQSK is encoded by the exons ATGAAG AACAGGAATGCTGGGTATGGTAGACAGGATATCCACCACAGCCCACCCTGCTCTTATCAGCGCACCTTCACTTCCCCCTCAGTCTCTGAGCACACTGAG tcGTACCCCATGGCCCCAGGAAGCCCCAGTACAGTgagcagcagtaacagcagcaCCACCGGCTGGGATCAGCTCAGCAAGACCAACCTCTACATACGTGGTCTGCCCCCTGCCACCACTGATCTGGACCTGGTCAAGCTCTGCCAgca ATACGGGAAGATCGTGTCCGCTAAGGCAATCCTCGATAAGACAACAAATAAATGTAAAG GTTACGGGTTTGTAGACTTCGAAAGCCCGGCGGCCGCCCTGAAAGCAGTTCATGCCCTGAAAACCAGCGGGATACAAGCCCAGATGGCTAAG CAACAGGAGCAGGACCTCACCAACCTGTACATCTccaacctgcctgtgtgtgtggatgaggccGAGCTGGAGTCCCTGCTGCGTCCTCTGGGCCAGGTGGTCTCCACGCGCGTCCTCAGGGACTTCAGCGGGGCCAGCCGAGGGGTGGGCTTCGCCAG GATGGAATCCACTGACAAGTGTAACGCAGTGATTTCTCACTTCAACGGGAAGTTCATCAAGACTGCTCCTGGAACTCTGG CTCCCTCTGAGCCTCTGCTGGTGAAGTTTGCAGACggtcagaggaagaggagtagCCACAGCCCCTTCATCCCCAGCGGGCGCACCTGGACCAGGGAGGGCGACCTGCGGCTG GGTGGGGTGACTCTCACCTACGACCCTTCAGCCGCCATGCAGAACGG GTTTTATCCGTCCCCCTACGCCCTGACAAATAGGATGATCGCCCAGACCACCATGTCTCCTTACATGTCTCCAGTCTCCTCCTATCAG GTCCAGAATCATTCTTGGATGCAGCACCAGCCTTATATAATGCAGCACCCG acagcTGTGATGTCTCCCTCTGTTGACCACTCCATGACCATGCAGCCGGCAGCCATGATGACTCAGCAGATGGGTCATCTCTCATTGGGTGGCAGCGGGGCG TACATTTCTGCCAACGCTGCTGTTCATGGTGGCTATGTCCCGCATTACCAACACATACAGACAACC GACAGCGCATCACAACAGCAAGTGGACTCATCCAATAACTCCTCTCCCTACAGCCAACAAAGCAAGTAA
- the tbr1a gene encoding T-box brain protein 1 encodes MYPQHLPPGSSHPATSTGQMPHYSLTAQGTFNGLLASSAQGFPASSYFYAQPYGRGQRGDALHQSASQTGLFFGQAQVYLCNRALWLTFHRHQTEMIITKQGRRMFPILSFNISGLDPTAHYNVFVDLSLADPNHWRFQGGQWVPSGKADTNITGNKTYMHPDSPNTGAHWMRQEISFGKLKLANNKGAMDGPGQMVVVQSLHKYQPRLNVVEVKEDGTEDTCHSRGLQTFTFPETQFVAVTAYQNTDITQLKIDHNPFAKGFRDNYDRFYTGCDTDRLTPPSDSYAKLVPSARYAIANSFLQHQFYNTYSRSGFSPLSGFSYVPFNQTNGMLSPQTVQDNPTAPPRWFGNERLDLASRAYEGPSSFDLATNAAALASYAAAAKPLQIPSTATECAGGNFGYYAEASGFTRPSLQYCGSSTSPLAPWINGHTGAVDCVADVESARPEDGLQTDVPRDTKQSDLSECRWLGTSS; translated from the exons ATGTATCCACAGCATCTGCCACCCGGCTCTTCCCACCCGGCAACTTCGACTGGTCAAATGCCACACTATTCGCTAACAGCGCAAGGGACATTTAACGGCCTATTGGCCTCCTCTGCTCAAGGCTTTCCAGCTTCTAGTTACTTTTACGCACAGCCGTACGGCCGTGGACAGCGGGGAGACGCTTTACACCAGTCCGCGTCGCAAACAGGACTGTTTTTTGGACAAGCGCAAGTCTATCTCTGTAACCGAGCTCTGTGGCTTACTTTCCACAGGCACCAGACTGAAATGATCATCACTAAACAGGGTCG ACGAATGTTCCCAATTTTAAGTTTTAATATATCTGGACTTGATCCAACTGCGCACTACAACGTTTTCGTGGATCTGAGCCTCGCGGACCCGAATCACTGGCGTTTCCAAGGGGGACAGTGGGTGCCTAGTGGAAAGGCGGACACAAACATAACAG GGAACAAGACGTACATGCACCCTGACTCCCCAAACACTGGGGCGCACTGGATGCGTCAAGAGATTTCGTTTGGAAAACTCAAACTGGCAAATAACAAGGGAGCCATGGATGGGCCGGGGCAG ATGGTGGTCGTGCAGTCACTGCATAAATACCAGCCCCGGTTGAATGTGGTGGAAGTGAAGGAGGACGGCACGGAGGATACCTGTCACTCCAGAGGCCTTCAAACGTTCACTTTCCCAGAAACACAGTTCGTTGCCGTCACAGCTTATCAGAATACAGAC ATAACGCAATTGAAAATTGACCACAACCCATTTGCTAAAGGCTTTCGGGACAATTATGACAG ATTCTATACCGGTTGTGACACTGACCGGTTGACACCTCCTAGTGACTCATATGCCAAGCTCGTGCCCAGTGCTAGATATGCCATTGCCAACTCCTTCCTGCAGCATCAGTTTTACAACACTTACAGCAGGTCAGGTTTTAGCCCACTTTCTGGCTTCAGTTATGTCCCCTTCAACCAAACTAACGGCATGCTTTCGCCGCAAACGGTCCAGGACAACCCAACGGCTCCACCGAGGTGGTTTGGCAACGAGAGACTTGACTTGGCCTCACGCGCGTACGAGGGGCCTTCCTCCTTCGACTTGGCCACAAACGCCGCCGCTTTGGCCTCATATGCCGCAGCTGCCAAACCGCTTCAAATCCCGTCCACTGCTACCGAGTGCGCTGGGGGAAATTTCGGTTATTACGCCGAAGCCTCGGGTTTTACGCGTCCTTCCCTCCAGTACTGTGGCTCGTCAACCTCTCCACTCGCACCTTGGATTAACGGACACACCGGCGCGGTGGACTGCGTGGCGGATGTGGAGAGTGCGCGTCCGGAGGATGGTTTGCAAACAGATGTACCTCGCGACACCAAACAAAGTGACCTATCAGAATGCAGATGGCTTGGAACCTCGTCATAA
- the rbms1a gene encoding RNA-binding motif, single-stranded-interacting protein 1 isoform X3, giving the protein MIFANTANPLKTAYRKQSYPMAPGSPSTVSSSNSSTTGWDQLSKTNLYIRGLPPATTDLDLVKLCQQYGKIVSAKAILDKTTNKCKGYGFVDFESPAAALKAVHALKTSGIQAQMAKQQEQDLTNLYISNLPVCVDEAELESLLRPLGQVVSTRVLRDFSGASRGVGFARMESTDKCNAVISHFNGKFIKTAPGTLAPSEPLLVKFADGQRKRSSHSPFIPSGRTWTREGDLRLGGVTLTYDPSAAMQNGFYPSPYALTNRMIAQTTMSPYMSPVSSYQVQNHSWMQHQPYIMQHPTAVMSPSVDHSMTMQPAAMMTQQMGHLSLGGSGAYISANAAVHGGYVPHYQHIQTTDSASQQQVDSSNNSSPYSQQSK; this is encoded by the exons ATGATTTTTGCTAATACTGCCAACCCATTGAAGACCGCTTATCGCAAGCAG tcGTACCCCATGGCCCCAGGAAGCCCCAGTACAGTgagcagcagtaacagcagcaCCACCGGCTGGGATCAGCTCAGCAAGACCAACCTCTACATACGTGGTCTGCCCCCTGCCACCACTGATCTGGACCTGGTCAAGCTCTGCCAgca ATACGGGAAGATCGTGTCCGCTAAGGCAATCCTCGATAAGACAACAAATAAATGTAAAG GTTACGGGTTTGTAGACTTCGAAAGCCCGGCGGCCGCCCTGAAAGCAGTTCATGCCCTGAAAACCAGCGGGATACAAGCCCAGATGGCTAAG CAACAGGAGCAGGACCTCACCAACCTGTACATCTccaacctgcctgtgtgtgtggatgaggccGAGCTGGAGTCCCTGCTGCGTCCTCTGGGCCAGGTGGTCTCCACGCGCGTCCTCAGGGACTTCAGCGGGGCCAGCCGAGGGGTGGGCTTCGCCAG GATGGAATCCACTGACAAGTGTAACGCAGTGATTTCTCACTTCAACGGGAAGTTCATCAAGACTGCTCCTGGAACTCTGG CTCCCTCTGAGCCTCTGCTGGTGAAGTTTGCAGACggtcagaggaagaggagtagCCACAGCCCCTTCATCCCCAGCGGGCGCACCTGGACCAGGGAGGGCGACCTGCGGCTG GGTGGGGTGACTCTCACCTACGACCCTTCAGCCGCCATGCAGAACGG GTTTTATCCGTCCCCCTACGCCCTGACAAATAGGATGATCGCCCAGACCACCATGTCTCCTTACATGTCTCCAGTCTCCTCCTATCAG GTCCAGAATCATTCTTGGATGCAGCACCAGCCTTATATAATGCAGCACCCG acagcTGTGATGTCTCCCTCTGTTGACCACTCCATGACCATGCAGCCGGCAGCCATGATGACTCAGCAGATGGGTCATCTCTCATTGGGTGGCAGCGGGGCG TACATTTCTGCCAACGCTGCTGTTCATGGTGGCTATGTCCCGCATTACCAACACATACAGACAACC GACAGCGCATCACAACAGCAAGTGGACTCATCCAATAACTCCTCTCCCTACAGCCAACAAAGCAAGTAA